In the Camelus dromedarius isolate mCamDro1 chromosome 13, mCamDro1.pat, whole genome shotgun sequence genome, one interval contains:
- the GJB6 gene encoding gap junction beta-6 protein yields the protein MDWGTLHTFLGGVNKHSTSIGKIWLTVLFIFRVMILVVAAQEVWGDEQADFTCNTLQPGCKNVCYDHFFPVSHIRLWALQLIFVSTPALLVAMHVAYHRHEKKRKFIKGEIKNEFKDIEEIKSQKVRIEGSLWWTYTSSIFFRIIFEAAFMYVFYFLYNGYHLPWVLKCGIDPCPNLVDCFISRPTEKTVFTVFMISASVICMLLNVAELCYLLLKVCFRSRRAQTQRNHPNHTLRESKQNEMNELISEGGQGTVTGFPR from the coding sequence ATGGACTGGGGCACCCTGCACACGTTCCTCGGGGGCGTCAACAAGCACTCCACCAGCATCGGTAAGATCTGGCTCACCGTCCTCTTCATCTTCCGCGTCATGATCCTCGTGGTGGCCGCCCAGGAGGTGTGGGGGGACGAGCAGGCCGACTTCACCTGCAACACGCTGCAGCCCGGCTGCAAGAACGTCTGCTACGACCACTTCTTCCCCGTGTCCCACATCCGGCTCTGGGCGCTGCAGCTCATCTTCGTGTCCACGCCCGCCCTGCTGGTGGCCATGCACGTGGCCTACCACAGACACgagaagaaaaggaagttcaTTAAGGGAGAGATAAAGAACGAATTCAAGGACATTGAAGAGATCAAGAGCCAGAAGGTCCGCATCGAGGGCTCCCTGTGGTGGACCTACACCAGCAGCATCTTCTTCCGGATCATCTTCGAGGCGGCCTTCATGTACGTCTTCTACTTCCTGTACAACGGCTACCACCTGCCCTGGGTGCTGAAGTGTGGCATCGACCCCTGCCCCAACCTGGTGGACTGCTTCATTTCCAGGCCCACGGAGAAAACCGTGTTCACCGTCTTCATGATCTCCGCGTCTGTGATCTGCATGCTGCTGAACGTGGCCGAGCTGTGCTACCTGCTCCTGAAGGTGTGTTTCAGATCGAGACGAGCACAGACGCAAAGAAATCACCCCAATCACACCCTCAGAGAGAGCAAGCAGAACGAGATGAACGAGCTGATTTCCGAGGGCGGGCAGGGCACCGTCACCGGCTTTCCCCGCTGA
- the GJB2 gene encoding gap junction beta-2 protein, with protein MDWGTLQTILGGVNKHSTSIGKIWLTVLFIFRIMILVVAAKEVWGDEQADFTCNTLQPGCKNVCYDHYFPVSHIRLWALQLIFVSTPALLVAMHVAYHRHEKKRKFIKGEIKNEFKDIEEIKSQKVRIEGSLWWTYTSSIFFRIIFEAAFMYVFYVMYDGFSMQRLVKCNAWPCPNTVDCFVSRPTEKTVFTVFMIAVSGICILLNVTELCYLLIRFCSKKSKKPV; from the coding sequence ATGGACTGGGGCACCTTGCAGACTATCCTCGGGGGCGTCAACAAGCACTCCACCAGCATCGGGAAGATCTGGCTCACCGTCCTCTTCATCTTCCGCATCATGATCCTCGTGGTGGCCGCAAAGGAGGTGTGGGGGGACGAGCAGGCCGACTTCACCTGCAACACGCTGCAGCCCGGCTGCAAGAACGTCTGCTACGACCACTACTTCCCCGTGTCCCACATCCGGCTCTGGGCACTGCAGCTCATCTTCGTGTCCACGCCCGCCCTGCTGGTGGCCATGCACGTGGCCTACCACAGACACgagaagaaaaggaagttcaTTAAGGGAGAGATAAAGAACGAATTCAAGGACATTGAAGAGATCAAGAGCCAGAAGGTCCGCATCGAGGGCTCCCTGTGGTGGACCTACACCAGCAGCATCTTCTTCCGGATCATCTTCGAGGCGGCCTTCATGTACGTCTTCTACGTCATGTACGACGGCTTCTCCATGCAGCGCCTGGTGAAGTGCAACGCGTGGCCCTGCCCCAACACCGTGGACTGCTTCGTGTCCAGGCCCACAGAGAAGACTGTCTTTACCGTCTTCATGATCGCGGTGTCCGGAATTTGCATCCTGCTGAATGTCACTGAATTGTGCTATCTGCTAATTAGATTTTGTTCCAAAAAGTCCAAAAAGCCAGTGTAA